The Oncorhynchus masou masou isolate Uvic2021 unplaced genomic scaffold, UVic_Omas_1.1 unplaced_scaffold_2290, whole genome shotgun sequence genome contains a region encoding:
- the LOC135539007 gene encoding zinc finger and SCAN domain-containing protein 2-like, with the protein MASVKLEDCSQTLELNVNIKDEEEEEEIGTFVSHGRLRSSLRPVISAVRTDATCLSPSTLSPNLQLLGPDCDSGAQFLLQDPEMTSVKLEDCSQTLELNANIKDEEEEEKIGTSVSHGRLRSSLRPVISAVRTDAACLSLSTLSRNLQSLGPDCDSGAQFALQDPEMTSVKLEDCSQTLELNANIKDEVEEKIGTSVSHGVHVETFSTSIEQHEQEDHRAKRSHHCPHCEEIFPILSKFKIHLRIHKGGNLYFCTDCGKNFTTSKAMTVHQRVHTGEKPYSCSDCGNRRGDLKTHERIHTGEKPYSCSNCVKCFTTSGELKIHQRTHTGEKPYALTDSSLN; encoded by the exons atggcatcagtgaagctggaagactgcagtcaaacactggagctgaatgtcaacattaaagatgaagaagaggaggaggagattgggacatttgtttctcatg GCCGACTCAGATCAAGTCTGAGGCCAGTAATATCAGCAGTGAGGACAGACgcaacctgcctctctccttccacactgagtccaaacctacagttactgggtcctgattgtgacagtggagcccagtttttactgcaggatccagagatgacatcagtgaagctggaagactgcagtcaaacactggagctgaatgccaacattaaagatgaagaagaggaggagaagattgggaCATCTGTTTCTCATG GCCGACTCAGATCAAGTCTGAGGCCAGTAATATCAGCAGTGAGGACAGacgcagcctgcctctctctttccacactgagtagaaacctacagtcactgggtcctgattgtgacagtggagcccagtttgcactgcaggatccagagatgacatcagtgaagctggaagactgcagtcaaacactggagctgaatgccaacattaaagatgaagtggaggagaagaTTGGGACATCTGTTTCTCATG GAGTCCATGTTGAGACATTCTCTACATCTATAGAGCAACATGAGCAGGAAGATCACAGAGCTAAGAGGTCTCACCACTGCCCACATTGTGAGGAGATTTTCCCAATTCTATCAAAGTTCAAAATACACCTAAGAATACACAAAGGAGGGAATCTGTATTTCTGCACTGACTGTGGGAAGAATTTCACAACATCAAAGGCTATGACAGTTCACCAGAgagtacacacaggagagaagccttactcctgctctgactgtggaaataGACGGGGCGACCTAAaaacacatgaacgtatacatacaggagagaagccttactcctgctctaaTTGTGTAAAATGCTTCACCACATCAGGTGAGCTAAAaattcaccagagaacacacacaggagagaagccatatGCTCTGACTGACAGTTCTCTCAACTGA